ATATATATCAAAGCATTTTAATAATCTGTTTATATATTGCTAAGACATATATGAAGTatatatattacaaatttttaatcaattctTCCTAGATTAACAATGGAAGCCCCCTTTCCAATCCTCCATTAGAGCGATAAGACTTTTAGACTTATCATCTTcaaattttacaattttctcAGAAGACACACGATCCGTGATTTCCTAATTGTAAAGCTCTAATAACATTACTTTCATATTGTGCTATGCATTCTGAGCATCCAATATATCGAATATCTGTTTCACAGCTCCGGAGATGACACCAGCATCACTTGGCAATTAGCCATTCTGCACGATGAAGAGCACATAAGGATAATTGaatttcaatataaaatatttgagcaGATGTAAAAAGCagttaaaataggaaaatattGAATATCTCTTACACCACTGGTACAGTTGGGGGTGTTTGATATGAATTTCTCAAAAAGGAGGAACATTTCAAGCAACGAATTCCctataaaaaataagaacattcATTACCAGCCAATACATGATTTCAAAAAAGGTAGGTCAAGAGATATTATAACTACCCAGACAACGAGTCATAAGCCTGCACCACTCTCTCATGATACATAAAGAGATTGATATATGATTCTAATGGTGGGATTGAATAATTGGTGATAGATTATTTACAAATTTATAATGTTAacattaaagaaaagataagattagagtatttaaataaaaataaagtcttaaaaattgaagatagaattttaaagttaagatagatgaataataagataataatttataaaaacgataagaaaattgaaaatggCGTAGTACACAATTCTAATTGAATTGGGCAAATCCATATTACTTTGATgacttcaatcgattggataacacaaccaatcgattgaattgtgaaACCTCAAGTTGCTTTGgagcattcaatcgattgggtagtataagcaatcgattgaattttaaaaaacccACATTTTAGTCATggttcaatcgattgggtaatatGACCAATCGATTGATATTTGCGAAAaccattcaatcgattgttttgtgataacctgtagtccaatcgattgagttatgaaaaatctgaaattcaatcgattgttttgataaTCTAATTGATTGATTTTCAAATAAACACAATTTCACAGCCCAACTTTTAATCGATAGAAATGGCCAAAAAGTTTATTACGATTAATGGAAGATTtaattcgttattgttttttattttgattttttttggtgacttaaaagaaataaacaaaaactaagaacgagaaaaaaaaacaagaaactgCTTAAGAAAGGCAGTCCCGCTGAATACTACTCTCAAATTCTTTCTAAGGCAACGGAAGCTCCACTTGGGAAGAAAGGGTTCTCATTGCGGTCTTTGCCATGATGTCTGCTACTGTATTTGCATCTCTCAAGATCAACCGAAGATCCGCACGCCATTTCCAAGACATGATATCTCGAATTTTTAATACCAAAGGATCAATAAACCCAGAGCAATCTTGTAAATTATTGACAATAGTAAAAGCCTCCACACAATCTGTCTCACATATAATGTCTCTTTGTCCCGAGTCCCATGCTAAAAGAAagcctctccaaatagcaaacaactCTCCTTGCAAAATGCTACGACTCTCAATTGTTCCCAGACAGCCTCGTTGCCACCTTCCCTTCCAATCTCTGctaacacaagcaaaaccaactCGAGCACCACTGCCAAGATagctagcatcacaattaatcttaaaggtACCCACTGAGGTGAGAATCCAAGAGCCACTAATGGTTGAGGGGATAGACAGTCGTtgcaactcaaaaatatttcggAGCTCCTTTTCCAAGGACAAAGCCATACCaatcaccttgtctgtggtccAATGGTCGTGAGGATGAAAGATCTCGTTATTCCTCGAACGCCAAATCCACCAGAGACCAGAAAAGAATCTAAAGGGGCGCTGTTTGCTATTATGTAAGAACCAACTCATCAAATCCACTGGTTGATCGGAGATCCCTAAAGCTTGCCAAACAAGTTGGGCTTTTGGACAATCCCGAATACAATGTAATACCGATTCCTGACCTGAGAAACATCGTGGACAGCTATCCGTGTGCGAAATGCCCCTTCTAAAACGAAATGCAGCAGTAGGAAGAGCCTCCCGAAGACATAGCCAGGCCAAAAATTTGTGCTTTTCCGGAACATGTTGAcgccaaagccaaagccaattACCCCTATCCTCCCAACTAAACATCTTCTTACTGAGGCACAAATAACCACTATGAGCATCATAAACCTTTGAAACCGCACCAGTCCAACACCAACCGACCTCTGAACCAGCTTGAACATTTGGGTTGTAAGAGTTAATGTTGCTCTGCAGAGACTGATTCAGAGGAGAATAGATATTTTCAAGGTTCCACTGTCCAGATGACCAAAGGTCCAAGATCCTGAGATCCGAATCAGAAATGTGAACATAATCAATCTCCTGACACAGTCGCCCCTCTCTTCTccatttagaaaaccaaaagttCTGTTCCAAATTCCCAATGCACCAAATAAAAGCTTCCTTCAGGATATCCCAAACTCGACATATACTCTTCCAAACATAAGATCCCCTTTCTCGAGACTGACTAAGACAATCATCCTTAGAAGAATGGTATTTCTCCGTCAACAGTTGAACCCATAGCTTGTCGGGATGGTGAAAAAGTTGCCAAACTAGTTTTCCAAGAAGAGCAATATTGGTACAAAAAGGATCTCTAATTCCCAGACCTCCAAACTTTTTAGGGGTGACCAACACTTTCCAGTTAACTAGATTCAGGTCTCTACCATCAGTTTGACCCTTCCATAGAAAATTTTGCATCATAGATTCTATCTTATTAGTTATTCCTTTAGGGAAGagagataaataataaaatatatgattgttaataaacataatagataaataataaaataataatttataaaataaaaaataatttttataattaaggtACTATTTAATAGTCCAAACATTATGAAACCATCGAATCTAGCATGTTTTATCATAAGTAGTTTTTTCCCAtaaattttttcacttttgtttaGGTGGAGTTATTAGTTATGTGACAAGTTGAGGACTCgtacttctttcttctttcaagTTCAACCAGTGACCTCCAAGACAAGTcaacatttgaaaaaaaaaaaacaaaaaaagaaaacagattACTTGTTGGGTAAGGAGGAGAaaaggttaaaagttaaaacagaTTACTTACTCGTGAGATGCTCATCTTCTTCCTTTGAACCACTAACTGAGGTCACAAAACAGGAATCCCATTTCTCCTTAGTTATATCGAAGAAGTGATCCAATCCACGACCATAATTCACACTGCAGTTCACAGGAAACACTGTTAAggtattttcttttccatgtaagttatttttcaatgttatattaactaatttttctgATATGGTCAGTATTCATCTTGTACTATGATTAATAATTTGATTTGGTTCACATTTTTTCTTTGGCTTTGTTTTTTCTGCTTTCATGTCATGATTGTCTTTTCTAATAAAGTGGAAACTTTAATGTTAATTTCTGTGTAATTTCTTTGTAATTTTTGTGccttattagttttttttttcactaaaaaGGCCACAAGAAGTTTCGTATGCACctagaatataaaaaatacattgatAAAGTCAAAGTCAATTCCAATTAGAAGTTTCATCTGTTTGTTCACAATCACAGGTATTTTAGAACGTGGAGAAAAATTGTTTCTTGTCTTGAATAAGCACCAATCTGAATGAAGAACATGGAGCACAACAATTTCCAAGGTGTTAGAACAACCTCTCGTGATAGCAGCGTAGGTCTTGTTTGCCACTATCAGTTCGAAAATGGTTCATCTCAGTTTCTCTTTTTGGATGATGCTGAGAATGGTGCTGTCCTTAACAATTCCCTCAGCTTCTTCACTGAAAACTTTGTGCAATCACTTGCTTCTAGCAATGGTTTGATCCTCTTGTCTGGCTATAGTGTTGATCAACCCTGCTATTATGTCTTCAATCCCCTCACCAAGAACTCTCACTTGATTCCTCAGGCTAGCACCCTTGGCCGCATAATTCGAATCGGGTTAGCCTATGATGGTTCCCAATTTGAGGTTGTGATTGTTGAAGCAGGATCTTCATCCGAATCTAACGGACTAGAACTGCATATCTTCTCTTCTGGCACTGGATGTTGGAGTAGGAAACACCTCACCAATTTGACTTTGCCATCTTTGCCAGAGTTCGAGTTTCAGGAGCTTGGCACGCCTCCTCTTTACTCGAACGGAGGGATCCATTGGGAAATAGCAGGGTATTTGCTTGTGTACCAAGTCAAAGGTAGCCATTGTGAGCTATTTGAACTGCCAAATTTGTTTGATGATTGGTCTTGGCAATCAACAATGACTTACCGTCGTTCTTTATGCGAATCGGGTGGTCGAGTGTACTATTGTTACACCGATTTTGATGGCTTCCACATTTGGGATCTTCTCAAGGAAGATGATATTCTTGGAACATACTATGCTTGCATTGATTCCAAAAGGTTTAGATGGAGACTAGTCCAAAGCATCATGCATGAAGTATTTATCTCAAAgtaccaaattttttatggCAGATTCATTGATTGGGAACCTTACAAGATTTCACCAATTGGTTATAGTGAACAAGCACGGAGCATATATTTGCAGATTCCAGGAACTGTTGTTTCTTACAATTTTGATACAGGAATTATGAGAACAATCTGCAACTACTCATATCCAGGAATTAACTTCAATTGCTGCAAATTTCTTCCTTTAATTGCTTCTGGGGTCACCAATGGTACAAGAGAAGTGGACTTGCTGCCTAAGGAACAAATGGAGCTGAATCTTCCAATAGCAGAGATGGAGACGTTATCTCTTTGAGATTCTGTATAGTGTATAGAGAATTAGAGATTATGGTTATTCTAATGTCAATAAATACTGTATTTACTGTTAGGATTAGTTTTCTTAGTGTCTGATAGATAATTAATTAGTGGAAACTTTAGAGTGAAATATTTAAGTATGCATTTTTTATATCCTTTTGGTTGtactaaaacttttttttatctttttacttATATTTCTTAGATTTCATTCAGGTTGAATAGTCATTATTCAAGTTTTATTgttaaaagtttaatttaattcatttaaatAGACTGAAATTTCATTTAGTAGATAAACTTTTACATTCCCAAAAGTACTCAAACCTTTTGGTTAATCATTTGCATTGAGTTTCATTAGGTCATCAGGTCTTTTTCTTTAGGACATCAAGCATTTCCGATCCTTCTTAAATGTTTAGATAAGAGagttgaattttctttttttggtatTACAAAAGAGTTAAATGTTACTAGTCAAAGGCTTAACCGCTTAGtcaccaaaaaacaaaaaggctTAACCGCttaagtaaaaatatttttgaatgttATTAATCAAAGGCTTAAGTACAAACATTTTTCCTGTTTTTTACTGTATCTAGTAAATTCCGGTGTATTTGTTGTAAAGTATACATAATGACCAGTAGACCAAAGCCTTACATGTGATCAATCTAAGTTGGTGCAACCATTATTTTTAAAAGGGCCAGATATTCGACCTCATGGACCATTTACCAGGCCTTAACTGTTTTTGGTAATCCAAAAAAGCAAAGTCAAGTTAAAATGTAGGCCTCAGACGGCAAACATGgtttctttttaatttgatgGGTCGCACTGCTTCAAACTTTCACTTTCTTCAGttcaagaaaaacaaaattgagATCCTTTGTACGAAGACGAGCCATGGccgaaagggaaaaaaaaaaaaagaagagaagcgCAGCTGAGGCTTTTGGACAAACGAAAggccataataataataataataataataataataataataataataaaatttaattattttgaaattgtttgtgtgtgtgtgtgttttttttatatatatattttttaatataaatagatcaaaaactaatttattataaaaatttattactaaCTTACTAATGAAttgttatatatacaaaatataatttaaacacAATACTTAATTAAGCAtataaataaactaattaatcaCTCTGCTAACTCAAATTAATATGTACTTAATACCTTATTTAGAGTATTGAAaaaatatacacatatatatggTCACGTCTGTGGTGAATGTATGAGAACCGTGGCTAAGGTTGCGTAGAGCCCGTTCCTCACAGCCCTTTGCGGCGGGCTTTTTTGAGGACACAGCCAGCGGAAAGATCCGACCAGAGAGCACAGCAGCATCTTCATTCATTCTAGATCCAAAGAACATGGGAGATTGTATCGAAAAGTGTTCTACGACAATGACCATGGAGAACTCTCTCTTGCATGATGAATCAGGGAATTAGGAGAAGGGATGAGGATTTGGGAATAGGTGGGTGAGGTTGTAGGATTCGGGTAAGGTTAATGGGTTTAGcccttaacaaaaaaaaaagaaatctcTTTTCTTCCATTCAAAATCAGATACATTCATTTTCCTCTCTTTGTTTTGGATaaacaacaatttttttaatgaaaccAGTTTTTGTTCATCAAGCCTTAGGCCCAGGTTGCagaattaaatttttgataGACAATTTGTCCTTGCGGTAAACAATTTAAAGTTACCACACTTAACACAATCACAAAACATCTTAGTTCATCCTTTTTCTCTCGGAAGGAGAGCTGATCTCTCTAGATAGCTAGAGCAACTACTTCAACAACGGAGATCTATTaatggaagaaagaaaaaatcataACATCATCAACCAAAAAATCACAAATTTCTGAGTCTAGATTTCAAGTTTAGCAAGTCAACATTTCAAGCTCATGAAAATATTGGGTGGAGAAGTTTTTCACCTTGATGGAGACCAGAATGTCGGTGAACATCAGATCAGAAAGAAGCTGGTTGAAAGAATTTTGACAGAGAAGAATGTAAACAAGGTTACTGTGAAAAAATCAATCAGAAAAATGTGGAGAGAGCCCCAAAGTTTGATTATCTCAAGCATGAAGAAGATGCCATAAGAATTTACGGAGAAGGACCATGGAGGGTGGATGGACATATGCTTAGCTTGCAATGGTGGATGCTTGAGCTTTCATTCGAAGAGGTATGTTATAACTCCATTGCTATCTGGGTCCAAGTTCATGCCTTGCCCTTGGAAAAGTTGAACAAAAGTAATGCTGAAAAGATAGGAGCTTCTTTGGGAAAACCATTAGAAGTTGAAGATCCTTACGTTGACGGGAATCTGCTTAGAAACATTCTGAGTGTCAGAGTCGAGGTGAATGCGTTGGAGCAATTGAAAACAGGATTTTGGTACAAGAGAAGCAATGGCAGCTATTCTTGGGCGACATTTAAATATGAAAGGTCATATGATTATTGATATAATTGTGGAAGAATAGGTCATGATAGGAGAAGCTGCAGAGAGGAGAAGGCAATGGCTATTCATAACCCAAACTTATCAAGATATGGGCTAGATCTTTCAGTTTTGGAACTCAGGTCGATTTTTTCATTAGCTGAAAAAATTGGAATCAGGAAAAAAGACAGCGTAATTAAAACTTCAGAATCGATTTATGGGTGGCGCATGAAAAAAATACATGGAATAGAGAGTGGATAACGGAAGGAGGAAGAGAATGCAGGCCTATCCAAGAGCAGGTAGACACTGAAGCATACCTACATGCAACTAGAAGGTTCCAACAACA
The genomic region above belongs to Arachis duranensis cultivar V14167 chromosome 3, aradu.V14167.gnm2.J7QH, whole genome shotgun sequence and contains:
- the LOC107480961 gene encoding uncharacterized protein LOC107480961 gives rise to the protein MKNMEHNNFQGVRTTSRDSSVGLVCHYQFENGSSQFLFLDDAENGAVLNNSLSFFTENFVQSLASSNGLILLSGYSVDQPCYYVFNPLTKNSHLIPQASTLGRIIRIGLAYDGSQFEVVIVEAGSSSESNGLELHIFSSGTGCWSRKHLTNLTLPSLPEFEFQELGTPPLYSNGGIHWEIAGYLLVYQVKGSHCELFELPNLFDDWSWQSTMTYRRSLCESGGRVYYCYTDFDGFHIWDLLKEDDILGTYYACIDSKRFRWRLVQSIMHEVFISKYQIFYGRFIDWEPYKISPIGYSEQARSIYLQIPGTVVSYNFDTGIMRTICNYSYPGINFNCCKFLPLIASGVTNGTREVDLLPKEQMELNLPIAEMETLSL